In Capsicum annuum cultivar UCD-10X-F1 unplaced genomic scaffold, UCD10Xv1.1 ctg56752, whole genome shotgun sequence, the genomic window CTTGCATTCCTTTTAGCTCTTGCAGCATTTCTTGTTGGATGGTTTCAAGGTAAACACTCTTCTCCCATCTTAAGATTCTCAGATAGTTTAATCTAATGTTTCTAGCGGTTCTCGATAATTGATGTCAAATGCATGTTTCTCTTTCAGATAAGGCTTTTGTTGGTTACTTCTCATTTCTTTTGCTCGTAGCTGGAAGGGCATTAACAGTAAGTTATACTTTAAAACGACAAATAAAGTATTGAAGTGTGTTGGagaaatttttgtttttagtCCCTAAAATATTGGCAAATTCTGATTTTTTTCCTTGTGATGGTTAAGCTCCTCATTTAAGCTTCATTAATTGAAATGTACACTTTTGATCCTTATGCTTGTGAGTCCACCAATTTAACAAATTATTAATTGTTAAACTATTTGAGGCTAATTAATTAATctaactataaaatattttaaatttagggACCAAAGACACATTTTTATCAACTCAAGGTTAAATATGCTTAATGAAATATCACAAGGACAAATCATATTTAACTAATGACTGAGGGATCAAAAGTGCAGTTATTCCAATCATGTTATTTATGTTTATCTTTTGCTTATTGGAGTTGTTTTATCTTTGCCTTGTGGTCTTGCTTGCGTGTGAATTGTCTTTTGTTtcccaaaacccttttctttcagGTCCTTCTTTCACCTCCTATAGTAGTCTACTCCCCAAGGGTGTTGCCTGTTTATGTTTACGATGCTCATGAGGACTGTGGGGAAAATGTCAGGTTTGTCAGtttcttctacttttctttttaagatTTACATTGTGTATAGCAGCTTGaaactaagttgctcggactctccaaaaatggtGCCGCAcctgtgtcggatccttcaaaaatacactatttttggaggatccgacacacacccgtcgatatttttgaagagtccgagcaacataggctTGAAATGCATAGATAAATTAAATTGTGGACTCTTACAACACCAGTTCCTttcctatgtatttttattacaagtgtttcACCACTTAAGTTGCTACTTGAAATTGCACGATTTTGAAAGCTAATTCTACCTGAAATCATTTGTTGACAGTGCTGCATTTCTTGTGCTCTATGGCATTGCATTGGCTATTGAGGGCTGGGGTGTGGTTGCGAGTTTGCAAATTTATCCGCCATTTGCCGGTGCTGCTGTGTCAGCAATTACACTCGTTGTGGCCTTTGGCTTTGCTGTCTCTCGTCCAAGTTTAACACTTGAGGTTTGCTTAGATATCTTGGAATAGTTGTACTGATTGAGCTATATAgacttactttttcttttgtgtCTGTTTGGTGTCTTTAT contains:
- the LOC124893274 gene encoding calpain-type cysteine protease DEK1-like, giving the protein MHVSLSDKAFVGYFSFLLLVAGRALTVLLSPPIVVYSPRVLPVYVYDAHEDCGENVSAAFLVLYGIALAIEGWGVVASLQIYPPFAGAAVSAITLVVAFGFAVSRPSLTLEVCLDILE